The following are encoded together in the Bacillus cereus group sp. RP43 genome:
- a CDS encoding YHYH domain-containing protein, with amino-acid sequence MKQQVKKLLLTTSVALLVAPISAYAHPGRTDANGGHTCRTNCEKWGLQYGEYHYHNTPASSSGATSPAPSQNNNGAVEAERQAEAQRNAEAEKQRAAEAQRKAEEERQRVAEEQRKAEEERQRVAEEQRKAEEARKQEEAQRQADMEKGQLDGQKSGETDFKAGKNNAEGHVAGKPDAYKQAFTTAYTAAWSLEEQKKAHFEKGKEQGLAQETMDDSQITPEFKVNFAEGFQVGNKERTEKIEKEQAELGEKAGKELAEKKPGNTEKDVYVKAYETAYEKGYKSAKKAAKKAGYTYAFENYDLKVPAKYEKNETLKEWFIEGFKSNKKAAEIREEGYKKGDSWLSFFYKSFVPSEYKEHKGLYEQAIEKGKKA; translated from the coding sequence GTGAAACAGCAAGTAAAAAAACTTCTTTTAACAACAAGTGTAGCGTTATTGGTAGCGCCAATTTCTGCTTATGCACATCCAGGACGTACAGATGCTAATGGTGGACATACGTGCCGTACAAACTGTGAGAAATGGGGATTGCAGTACGGGGAATATCATTATCACAATACACCAGCTTCTAGTAGTGGTGCAACGAGTCCAGCTCCTAGCCAAAATAATAATGGTGCTGTAGAAGCTGAAAGGCAAGCAGAAGCGCAGCGCAATGCGGAGGCAGAAAAACAACGTGCTGCAGAAGCACAGCGTAAAGCAGAAGAAGAGAGACAGCGTGTTGCAGAAGAACAACGCAAAGCTGAAGAAGAGAGACAACGTGTAGCCGAAGAGCAAAGAAAAGCAGAAGAGGCACGTAAGCAAGAGGAAGCCCAGCGTCAAGCTGACATGGAAAAAGGGCAGCTTGACGGGCAAAAAAGCGGAGAGACAGACTTTAAAGCGGGAAAAAATAATGCAGAAGGACATGTAGCTGGAAAGCCAGATGCATATAAACAAGCATTTACAACTGCTTATACTGCAGCTTGGTCTTTAGAAGAGCAGAAAAAAGCGCATTTTGAAAAAGGTAAAGAGCAAGGGTTAGCACAAGAGACAATGGATGATAGTCAAATTACTCCTGAGTTTAAGGTGAACTTTGCAGAAGGTTTCCAAGTAGGTAATAAAGAGAGAACCGAAAAGATTGAAAAAGAACAAGCGGAACTTGGTGAAAAGGCTGGTAAAGAATTAGCTGAAAAGAAACCTGGGAATACCGAAAAGGATGTATATGTGAAAGCATATGAAACCGCGTATGAAAAGGGATATAAGTCTGCTAAAAAGGCAGCGAAAAAAGCTGGATATACATATGCATTTGAAAACTACGACTTAAAAGTTCCTGCTAAGTATGAAAAGAATGAAACATTAAAGGAATGGTTTATTGAAGGATTTAAATCAAATAAAAAGGCAGCGGAAATTCGAGAAGAAGGATATAAAAAAGGAGACAGCTGGCTTTCGTTCTTCTATAAGAGTTTCGTGCCAAGTGAATATAAAGAACATAAAGGCTTGTATGAACAAGCAATAGAAAAGGGAAAGAAAGCATAA
- a CDS encoding class A sortase, which produces MNKQRIYSIVAILLFVVGGVLIGKPFYDGYKAETKQTANVQAVQKMEYEKHDTEFVDASKINQPDLAEVASASLDKKQVIGRISIPSISLELPVLKASTEKNLLSGAATVRENQVMGQGNYALAGHNMSKKGVLFSDVSTLKKNDKIYLYDNANEYEYTVTGVSEVTPDKWEVVEDHGKDEITLITCVSVKDNSKRFVITGDLVGTKAKK; this is translated from the coding sequence ATGAATAAGCAAAGAATTTATAGTATAGTAGCAATCCTTCTATTTGTTGTAGGTGGTGTATTAATCGGAAAGCCATTTTATGATGGATATAAGGCAGAGACGAAACAGACAGCGAATGTACAAGCTGTTCAAAAGATGGAATATGAAAAGCACGACACGGAATTTGTAGATGCTTCAAAAATTAATCAACCAGACTTGGCAGAAGTAGCGAGTGCATCGTTAGATAAAAAACAAGTAATCGGTCGTATTTCAATTCCCAGCATCTCATTAGAACTTCCTGTTTTAAAAGCGTCGACTGAAAAGAATTTATTATCAGGTGCGGCAACTGTAAGAGAAAATCAAGTAATGGGACAGGGAAATTATGCGCTTGCAGGGCATAATATGTCAAAAAAAGGTGTTTTATTTAGTGATGTATCAACTTTAAAGAAGAACGATAAAATTTATTTGTACGACAATGCAAATGAGTATGAGTATACTGTTACTGGTGTATCTGAAGTGACTCCTGATAAATGGGAAGTTGTAGAGGATCATGGGAAAGATGAGATAACACTTATTACATGTGTATCCGTTAAGGATAATTCTAAGCGTTTTGTTATTACGGGTGATCTAGTAGGAACAAAGGCTAAGAAATAA
- a CDS encoding RNA polymerase, with product MNRIIASYIINLFYSVLACWAFVEFYDFYIQFADIIKNESLPSKITMSLTPVVLLFIVAIILAFFKRLHKKKYKKSSLRLYPLLFPQEDEREKDITDRACRTTFVSLWFVLPCALGLLIFTPVANLYIPAYPLYVVYLIYLTQVTVFHISLYKNKLA from the coding sequence ATGAATAGGATTATTGCTTCATATATCATAAATTTATTTTACAGTGTATTGGCATGCTGGGCATTTGTAGAGTTTTATGATTTTTATATACAGTTTGCTGATATTATTAAAAATGAGAGTTTGCCATCTAAAATAACAATGAGTTTGACACCTGTTGTATTACTATTTATTGTAGCTATCATATTAGCGTTTTTTAAAAGATTGCATAAGAAGAAATATAAAAAATCATCATTGCGATTGTATCCTTTATTATTTCCCCAAGAGGATGAACGTGAGAAGGATATTACAGATAGAGCATGTCGAACAACATTTGTATCATTGTGGTTTGTATTACCTTGTGCACTAGGATTATTAATATTTACACCTGTAGCAAATTTGTATATTCCAGCGTATCCTTTATATGTTGTATATTTGATTTATTTGACTCAAGTGACAGTCTTTCACATATCCTTATACAAAAATAAATTAGCTTGA
- a CDS encoding helix-turn-helix transcriptional regulator — MTILNRVKELRARFNFSQSVLAEKVGVTRQTIAAIEKGDYVPSLLLALTICDVFELKMEDVFVLNKEGEEDE, encoded by the coding sequence TTGACCATTTTAAACAGGGTGAAGGAATTAAGAGCTCGCTTTAATTTTTCGCAAAGTGTATTAGCAGAAAAGGTTGGGGTGACGAGACAAACGATTGCTGCAATTGAAAAAGGGGATTACGTTCCTTCATTGTTACTAGCATTGACGATTTGTGATGTATTCGAGTTAAAGATGGAAGATGTGTTTGTTTTAAATAAGGAGGGGGAAGAGGATGAATAG
- a CDS encoding 3D domain-containing protein: MNYFKRISSLVLAGIIVLSSTVAVKAESNDEKLNNMQQQLQQNDADMQKKEQEKQAVSKEIQGIENELHNLNNTIAKNKEDQAAIQRKIDETHKQIEQKKADIVVLEDKVLARKDIMNKRMVSVQNSSNTSLVVEVVVESKNFADFIQRMNAVSTILDADKEILRLQEQDLRQIEEDKKAIDEKEASLVVDKQKLAKAQADLQDNLKKRQDNLQTVQAKYNQVASQLNLAAEEKAKIESNMKAVQETIAREQEAARIAAEERAKAEAAAKAEQEELAKAKAAAAKQKEEQAAKPAEPVAKDTTPAKPDPKPTQGGKEFYVTATAYTADPSENGYKPGEIVKSKLGHNLTANPNMKLIAVDPAVIPLGSTVYVENYGTAIAGDTGSAIKGHIIDLLMPDSATANNWGRRSVKVTILN; the protein is encoded by the coding sequence ATGAACTATTTTAAGCGAATCAGTAGTCTAGTATTAGCAGGAATTATCGTTCTTTCTAGTACAGTCGCTGTAAAAGCAGAGTCAAACGACGAGAAACTTAACAACATGCAACAGCAATTGCAGCAAAACGATGCAGATATGCAGAAGAAAGAGCAAGAGAAGCAAGCTGTTAGTAAAGAAATTCAAGGTATTGAAAACGAACTACATAATTTAAATAATACAATTGCAAAAAATAAAGAGGATCAAGCTGCTATTCAACGTAAAATCGATGAAACACATAAGCAGATTGAACAAAAAAAAGCAGATATTGTCGTTTTAGAAGATAAAGTCCTTGCTCGTAAGGATATTATGAACAAACGTATGGTTTCTGTTCAAAATAGCTCAAATACGAGTTTAGTAGTAGAAGTTGTTGTAGAATCAAAAAACTTTGCTGATTTCATACAACGTATGAACGCAGTATCTACAATTTTAGATGCAGATAAAGAAATTTTACGTCTACAAGAACAAGATCTTCGTCAAATTGAAGAAGATAAAAAAGCGATTGACGAAAAAGAAGCATCTTTAGTAGTAGATAAACAAAAATTAGCAAAAGCACAAGCTGATTTGCAAGATAACTTGAAAAAACGTCAAGATAACTTACAAACAGTTCAAGCTAAATATAATCAGGTTGCAAGCCAACTTAATTTAGCAGCAGAAGAAAAGGCTAAAATTGAATCAAATATGAAGGCAGTACAAGAAACAATTGCTCGTGAACAAGAAGCAGCAAGAATTGCAGCGGAAGAGCGTGCAAAAGCGGAAGCAGCTGCAAAGGCTGAGCAAGAAGAGTTGGCAAAAGCGAAGGCAGCAGCAGCTAAGCAAAAAGAAGAACAGGCAGCTAAGCCGGCAGAGCCTGTAGCTAAAGATACAACACCAGCTAAGCCGGATCCAAAACCAACTCAAGGTGGAAAAGAATTTTATGTAACAGCAACTGCTTATACAGCTGATCCATCTGAAAATGGCTATAAACCGGGTGAAATTGTAAAGTCTAAGTTAGGACATAATTTGACTGCAAATCCAAACATGAAACTAATTGCTGTAGATCCAGCTGTGATTCCATTAGGTTCTACTGTATATGTAGAAAATTATGGGACGGCAATTGCTGGAGATACTGGTAGTGCGATTAAAGGTCATATAATTGATTTATTAATGCCAGATTCAGCTACAGCTAATAATTGGGGCAGAAGAAGTGTTAAAGTTACAATTTTAAACTAA
- a CDS encoding methyl-accepting chemotaxis protein gives MFTQKKALQHKIDQLENRIQELETELKQKDIENQETISSIHDRVQSVVQEHQLVNNQHHTLQNLIQQLNSCFENVSTRTTHSNELNSEMLQKEQSLIQSIEEIIDCSNEGKESVHRLLIVINKLGEQSQRTSNSMNHLSERSKEIEQIVEVIQNIAAQTNLLALNASIEAARAGEHGKGFAVVANEVRKLAESTAESTKNIGNLTKKIQEEIEKAYENTKDNLHLVDEGVEMSADTNARIENILMMIQTLQSGATNVIKAIENQKSCNDDILREFANTQQMFQKLNTTIMNHINDAEKVDVQLSKSIQEIVVSQ, from the coding sequence ATGTTTACTCAAAAGAAAGCACTCCAACATAAAATTGATCAATTAGAAAATCGTATACAAGAGCTAGAAACAGAATTAAAACAAAAAGATATTGAAAACCAAGAGACTATTTCTTCCATCCACGACCGTGTACAAAGCGTTGTTCAAGAGCATCAACTTGTAAATAACCAGCACCATACACTCCAAAATTTAATTCAACAATTAAACTCATGTTTTGAAAATGTTTCAACACGTACGACACATTCAAATGAATTAAATAGTGAAATGTTACAAAAAGAACAAAGCTTAATTCAGTCTATTGAAGAAATTATCGATTGCTCTAATGAAGGAAAAGAATCCGTTCATCGCTTACTCATTGTAATTAATAAATTAGGCGAACAATCTCAACGTACTTCTAATAGTATGAATCATTTAAGCGAACGCTCTAAAGAAATTGAACAAATTGTAGAAGTGATTCAAAACATTGCAGCACAAACAAATTTACTAGCATTGAATGCAAGTATTGAAGCTGCACGTGCTGGAGAACACGGTAAAGGATTCGCTGTTGTTGCTAATGAAGTAAGAAAACTAGCAGAAAGCACAGCTGAAAGTACAAAAAATATCGGTAACTTAACGAAAAAAATTCAAGAAGAAATTGAAAAAGCATATGAAAATACAAAAGATAATTTACATTTAGTTGATGAAGGTGTAGAAATGAGCGCTGATACTAACGCTAGAATTGAAAATATTTTAATGATGATTCAAACATTACAAAGTGGCGCTACAAATGTTATTAAAGCTATCGAAAACCAAAAATCTTGTAACGATGATATATTACGAGAATTTGCAAACACTCAACAAATGTTCCAAAAATTAAATACTACTATTATGAATCATATTAATGATGCTGAAAAAGTCGATGTCCAATTATCAAAAAGTATTCAAGAAATAGTAGTTTCTCAGTAA
- a CDS encoding undecaprenyl-diphosphate phosphatase: MEQFYYILKYLILGLFQGLTEPIPISSSGHLVLAQHLLGLKIEGFSFELLVNSASLLAVLLIYRNDLIRLTKNGLSYIFTRAEDAKSDFFFIIYLIIATIPAGVIGVLFKDYIDHYLKGVKMVGISLLITAIGLWIIRNLRGRKNDGDLSMKDAIIIGLAQACALIPGISRSGATIVAAMLLGMKQETALRFSFLLYIPVSLGGLLLSITDIANDPNLDTLFVPYIVAFIATFVMTYISLKWFMNIMAKGNLKYFSFYCIIVGVLTIIFL, encoded by the coding sequence ATGGAACAATTTTATTACATTTTGAAATATTTAATTCTTGGTCTATTCCAAGGACTAACAGAACCAATTCCGATTTCTTCAAGCGGTCACCTCGTTTTAGCACAGCATTTGCTAGGACTAAAAATAGAAGGGTTTAGCTTTGAGCTACTTGTTAATTCAGCTTCATTATTAGCTGTATTACTTATTTATAGAAATGACTTAATTCGTCTAACAAAGAATGGTCTATCTTATATATTCACAAGAGCAGAAGATGCAAAATCAGATTTCTTCTTTATTATTTACCTTATTATTGCAACCATTCCAGCAGGTGTAATTGGAGTTTTATTTAAAGATTATATCGACCACTATTTAAAAGGTGTTAAAATGGTTGGGATTTCCCTTCTAATTACTGCTATCGGCCTTTGGATTATTCGAAACTTGCGTGGACGTAAAAATGATGGCGACCTTTCTATGAAAGATGCAATCATTATTGGTCTAGCACAAGCTTGCGCACTAATCCCCGGTATAAGCAGATCAGGTGCTACAATCGTGGCAGCAATGTTACTTGGTATGAAGCAAGAAACAGCTCTTCGCTTCTCATTCTTACTATACATTCCTGTTAGCTTAGGTGGTTTATTGTTAAGTATTACAGACATTGCAAACGATCCAAATTTAGATACATTATTTGTACCTTATATTGTTGCTTTCATCGCAACATTTGTCATGACATATATTTCACTAAAATGGTTTATGAACATTATGGCAAAAGGAAATTTAAAATATTTCTCTTTCTACTGTATTATCGTAGGTGTGCTAACTATCATTTTCTTATAA
- a CDS encoding VanZ family protein — MTAYLFPVKTAFILFPILAMFLLIPFLIFNYRKYGYLNKWRSFILYSLLLYLLNAYFLVILPLPQTYDTCSLQPANTQHMQLSPFYFVQEISNHTSAILTKPATYFYLLKESAFLQVAFNVLLTVPFGMYLRYYFRRSFLQTICISFCLSLFFELTQVTGLYGIYNCAYRLFDIDDLFLNTLGGVIGFIIAPIFTYFLPKANELDSRIDLETKPVGFVRRLIAMQIDWIFLSIVVPVIKNKGNSFFISNIQSYTNVYELIFITCSIFIYFIIIPYFTNGKTIGKALLRIYVKGKSDRITMKELFIRYGIFYFILGGINYILSSSSILNHTEPLVLLVILLFQFVINGLFIIHVLLHVFSSDKLLFYERISHTRNAITLKKADK; from the coding sequence TTGACTGCATATTTATTTCCAGTAAAAACAGCATTTATTTTATTTCCTATTTTAGCAATGTTTCTCTTAATTCCTTTTTTAATATTTAATTATCGAAAATACGGTTATTTAAATAAATGGCGCTCATTTATTTTATATTCATTATTACTCTATTTATTAAATGCCTATTTTCTTGTTATTTTACCTTTGCCGCAAACATATGACACATGTAGCCTACAACCGGCTAATACACAGCATATGCAACTCTCGCCATTTTATTTCGTACAAGAGATTAGTAATCATACATCGGCAATTTTGACGAAGCCAGCTACCTACTTCTATTTATTAAAGGAATCTGCATTTTTACAAGTCGCTTTTAACGTTCTACTAACCGTTCCATTCGGTATGTACTTACGTTATTATTTCCGACGTAGTTTCTTACAGACTATTTGTATTTCTTTTTGTCTTTCACTATTTTTCGAGCTAACACAAGTGACTGGACTATATGGTATTTATAATTGTGCATATCGCTTATTTGATATCGACGATTTGTTTTTAAATACACTAGGTGGCGTAATTGGTTTTATCATTGCACCAATATTTACGTACTTCCTTCCGAAAGCAAACGAGTTAGATAGTCGTATTGATTTGGAAACGAAACCAGTCGGATTCGTTCGTCGCCTTATCGCGATGCAAATTGATTGGATTTTCTTATCTATCGTTGTACCTGTCATTAAAAACAAAGGAAATTCTTTCTTCATTTCTAATATCCAATCTTACACAAATGTATACGAACTCATCTTCATTACATGTTCGATCTTTATTTACTTTATTATCATTCCATACTTTACGAACGGAAAAACAATTGGGAAAGCATTGCTTCGTATTTACGTGAAAGGAAAGTCAGATCGTATTACAATGAAGGAATTATTCATTCGTTACGGTATATTCTATTTCATTTTAGGTGGAATCAATTACATTCTTTCTAGTAGCTCTATTTTAAATCATACAGAGCCTTTAGTATTACTAGTTATACTGTTATTCCAATTTGTAATTAACGGGCTATTTATTATTCATGTTTTATTACATGTATTTAGCAGTGATAAATTACTATTTTACGAGCGTATTAGTCATACAAGAAATGCAATTACACTTAAAAAAGCTGACAAATAA
- a CDS encoding D-arabinono-1,4-lactone oxidase produces the protein MLSIKGQKWKNWTGNVEGTPHYTMYPKSIQDVVGVVGLARKKGKKIRVVGSGHSFTPLVQTKEILVSLDELKGIANIDAEKMVAEVWAGTKLHDLGKLLQEKGYAQENLGDIDSQSIAGAISTGTHGTGVTFGSLSTQVIEITAVLSTGESIVCSATENAEYWKAFQLSLGMLGIIVKIKLKVIPAYSLVYESEKQSLTTVMNKLEEYKKNRHFEFFVFPYSDEVQVKFTNETTSKESDLKWHKLKVELLENRMFSLLSKGCKWFPSISKGVSRLSAKAVPNTKIIGASYEVFATSRTVPFYEMEYSVPSKYMRTVVEEISNLIEKKKYKVHFPIECRYVRDDDIWLSPAYGRDSAYIAVHMYKGMKYAAYFGEVEKIFLKYEGRPHWGKMHTLTYEKLQNIYPELHSFLKMRKSLDETGMFLSPYTEKLFTSMKKS, from the coding sequence ATGCTTTCTATAAAGGGACAAAAATGGAAAAATTGGACAGGGAATGTAGAAGGAACACCGCATTATACGATGTATCCAAAAAGTATACAAGATGTAGTAGGAGTTGTGGGGCTTGCACGAAAAAAAGGAAAGAAAATTCGTGTTGTCGGTTCAGGGCATTCTTTTACACCTCTTGTGCAAACGAAAGAAATTTTAGTTTCTTTAGATGAATTGAAGGGCATTGCAAATATTGATGCAGAGAAGATGGTTGCCGAAGTGTGGGCGGGAACAAAGTTACATGATTTAGGGAAGTTACTTCAGGAAAAAGGTTATGCGCAAGAAAATTTAGGAGATATTGATTCACAATCTATTGCAGGAGCGATTAGTACGGGGACTCATGGGACGGGTGTTACATTTGGGAGTTTATCAACACAAGTTATAGAGATCACGGCAGTTTTATCAACAGGTGAGAGTATAGTCTGTTCAGCAACCGAGAACGCCGAATATTGGAAAGCATTTCAGTTGTCGCTTGGAATGCTAGGTATCATTGTAAAGATAAAATTGAAGGTTATCCCAGCGTATTCTCTCGTTTATGAAAGCGAAAAACAGTCATTAACTACTGTAATGAACAAGCTAGAAGAATATAAGAAGAATCGTCATTTTGAATTTTTCGTTTTTCCTTATTCAGATGAAGTGCAAGTGAAATTTACAAACGAAACAACGAGTAAAGAAAGTGATTTGAAATGGCATAAACTAAAGGTGGAGCTACTTGAAAATAGGATGTTCTCTTTGTTATCTAAAGGGTGTAAATGGTTTCCTTCTATAAGTAAAGGAGTAAGCCGATTATCGGCTAAGGCTGTACCGAACACGAAAATAATTGGCGCAAGCTATGAAGTGTTCGCTACATCACGTACAGTTCCATTTTATGAAATGGAGTATAGTGTTCCTTCAAAGTATATGAGGACTGTTGTAGAAGAGATTTCAAATCTTATCGAAAAGAAAAAGTATAAGGTACACTTCCCGATTGAATGCCGCTACGTGAGAGATGATGATATATGGCTCAGTCCAGCGTACGGAAGAGATTCAGCGTATATTGCTGTTCATATGTATAAAGGTATGAAGTATGCCGCTTATTTTGGTGAAGTGGAGAAAATTTTTCTAAAGTATGAAGGGCGCCCACATTGGGGGAAAATGCATACGTTAACGTACGAAAAATTACAAAATATATATCCAGAATTGCATTCGTTTCTAAAAATGAGGAAGTCACTAGATGAAACAGGAATGTTTTTAAGCCCTTATACAGAAAAGTTATTTACGAGTATGAAAAAAAGCTGA